A region of Necator americanus strain Aroian chromosome I, whole genome shotgun sequence DNA encodes the following proteins:
- a CDS encoding hypothetical protein (NECATOR_CHRI.G2415.T1): MVFVAGELQQIVFFVATISFATAPSVDRQALNAVVEQPIVPDELAARGSYLGEQNAEYDYQDYLNNTLRNQRESGEEDDTEVDQGDSEVSEEREQIQDVLLRNHSQKGTRNGDRGIFIGENREGLKEVKPDQKRLAPVVVINSAFNNRKTFACPKIKSDLKTGTSIGDLSPEDIAIIASMGDALALSLRVPLFTGLGLWPKTTIEFRGAAFPSGGDATIDGLVTIPNILREFNNHLIGVSHGMGTRDQLPETQLSVAESGATTDKMPEQAKELVRRLRKLVEVDYTKHWIMVIVTIGTEEVCSRCTSPNITALMDAIDILQTHLPRAFIVLLGPIHVSFPHKLKGNLLKSRCECSREASNTLMEQLSADWKRAFEELQEHVDKSPFRVPTFGVLAIPELTITSRYPYGLFIPNKPLLNRRGHNYATKWLWNRLIAGENYNLSAAVLSQDAYFCPSIGCPYFRNTANAHGCQLLSLSEAKEKELLLGVDGKVLKKRRRTPERLYTIAISIVGIAVFVVCTLGTVFYQKSKQGSRGRFEIRNEAQKKFEEAQKEEEKALLTRQMTRGMSMNDGVQKIGRKPTAEDA; the protein is encoded by the exons ATGGTGTTTGTTGCTGGTGAGCTACAGCAGATTGTGTTCTTCGTCGCTACGATCTCATTTGCTACAGCTCCTTCTGTTGATCGACAAGCTTTGAATGCAGTTGTGGAACAACCCATCGTCCCGGATGAACTTGCTGCCAGAG GATCCTATCTTGGTGAGCAGAACGCTGAATACGACTACCAGGATTACTTGAATAACACACTTCGTAATCAGCGAGAAAGCGGAGAGGAAGATGATACCGAAGTCGACCAGGGTGACAGTGAAGTCAGCGAAGAGAG GGAACAAATTCAGGATGTTCTGCTTAGGAATCATTCACAAAAGGGCACTAG GAATGGAGATCGCGGCATTTTTATTGGTGAAAACCGCGAAGGACTTAAGGAAGTGAAACCCGATCAAAAGCGTCTTGCTCCTGTTGTTGTAATCAACAGTGCGTTCAATAACCG GAAAACCTTCGCATGCCCTAAGATCAAAAGTGACCTGAAAACTGGCACATCAATTGGGGATCTAAGCCCAGAAGATATAGCTATCATAGCTTCCATGGGTGACGCTCTCGCG CTGTCACTCCGAGTTCCTTTGTTT ACTGGGCTGGGGCTATGGCCGAAGACGACCATTGAATTTCGCGGAGCTGCTTTCCCAAGCGGGGGTGACGCGACTATTGATGGACTTGTCACTATTCCAA ATATTCTTCGCGAGTTTAACAACCATTTGATCGGGGTTTCTCATGGGATGGGGACTAGAGATCAACTTCCCGAGACACAACTCAGCGTTGCTGAGAGTGGTGCTACCACCGATAAAATGCCAGAGCAG GCGAAGGAACTTGTACGACGTCTGAGAAAACTAGTAGAAGTCGACTACACTAAGCACTGGATAATGGTAATTGTTACCATTGGCACAGAAGAG GTGTGCTCCCGATGCACTTCACCAAACATCACAGCACTCATGGATGCAATAGATATTCTCCAAACTCATCTTCCCCGTGCTTTTATCGTACTCCTTGGGCCCATCCATGTGTCATTTCCTCACAAACTCAAAGGAAATTTGCTGAA ATCACGATGTGAATGTTCGAGAGAGGCTTCGAATACGCTTATGGAACAGCTGAGCGCGGATTGGAAAAGAGCATTTGAGGAGCTTCAGGAGCATGTCGACAAGAGTCCCTTCAGg GTTCCTACCTTTGGTGTTTTGGCAATTCCAGAACTTACAATCACTTCACGTTATCCATACGGGTTGTTTATTCCAAACAAACCATTGCTAAATAGGAGAG GACATAACTACGCGACTAAGTGGCTTTGGAATCGCTTGATAGCCGGAGAAAACTACAATCTATCGGCTGCGGTTTTGTCGCAGGATGCATACTTTTGTCCTTCGATT GGTTGTCCATATttccgaaatacggcaaatgCTCATGGTTGCCAACTGTTAAGTCTCAGTGAAGCCAAAGAGAAAGAACTGCTTCTGGGTGTTGATGGGAAAGTGCTTAAAAAG CGTCGGAGAACTCCAGAGCGTTTATACACCATTGCAATTAGCATTGTTGGTATAGCAGTCTTTGTTGTCTGCACTCTCGGAACCGTTTTCTACCAGAAAAGCAAACAG GGGAGTCGCGGTCGTTTCGAAATAAGAAACGAAGCgcaaaagaagtttgaagaagctcaaaaggaggaggagaaagCGCTTCTAACGAGACAAATGACAAGGGGAATGTCGATGAACGATGGCGTTCAAAAGATCGGAAGAAAGCCGACTGCAGAGGACGCGTAA
- a CDS encoding hypothetical protein (NECATOR_CHRI.G2415.T4), which yields MVFVAAPSVDRQALNAVVEQPIVPDELAARGSYLGEQNAEYDYQDYLNNTLRNQRESGEEDDTEVDQGDSEVSEERNGDRGIFIGENREGLKEVKPDQKRLAPVVVINSAFNNRKTFACPKIKSDLKTGTSIGDLSPEDIAIIASMGDALATGLGLWPKTTIEFRGAAFPSGGDATIDGLVTIPNILREFNNHLIGVSHGMGTRDQLPETQLSVAESGATTDKMPEQAKELVRRLRKLVEVDYTKHWIMVIVTIGTEEVCSRCTSPNITALMDAIDILQTHLPRAFIVLLGPIHVSFPHKLKGNLLKSRCECSREASNTLMEQLSADWKRAFEELQEHVDKSPFRVPTFGVLAIPELTITSRYPYGLFIPNKPLLNRRGHNYATKWLWNRLIAGENYNLSAAVLSQDAYFCPSIGCPYFRNTANAHGCQLLSLSEAKEKELLLGVDGKVLKKRRRTPERLYTIAISIVGIAVFVVCTLGTVFYQKSKQGSRGRFEIRNEAQKKFEEAQKEEEKALLTRQMTRGMSMNDGVQKIGRKPTAEDA from the exons ATGGTGTTTGTTGCTG CTCCTTCTGTTGATCGACAAGCTTTGAATGCAGTTGTGGAACAACCCATCGTCCCGGATGAACTTGCTGCCAGAG GATCCTATCTTGGTGAGCAGAACGCTGAATACGACTACCAGGATTACTTGAATAACACACTTCGTAATCAGCGAGAAAGCGGAGAGGAAGATGATACCGAAGTCGACCAGGGTGACAGTGAAGTCAGCGAAGAGAG GAATGGAGATCGCGGCATTTTTATTGGTGAAAACCGCGAAGGACTTAAGGAAGTGAAACCCGATCAAAAGCGTCTTGCTCCTGTTGTTGTAATCAACAGTGCGTTCAATAACCG GAAAACCTTCGCATGCCCTAAGATCAAAAGTGACCTGAAAACTGGCACATCAATTGGGGATCTAAGCCCAGAAGATATAGCTATCATAGCTTCCATGGGTGACGCTCTCGCG ACTGGGCTGGGGCTATGGCCGAAGACGACCATTGAATTTCGCGGAGCTGCTTTCCCAAGCGGGGGTGACGCGACTATTGATGGACTTGTCACTATTCCAA ATATTCTTCGCGAGTTTAACAACCATTTGATCGGGGTTTCTCATGGGATGGGGACTAGAGATCAACTTCCCGAGACACAACTCAGCGTTGCTGAGAGTGGTGCTACCACCGATAAAATGCCAGAGCAG GCGAAGGAACTTGTACGACGTCTGAGAAAACTAGTAGAAGTCGACTACACTAAGCACTGGATAATGGTAATTGTTACCATTGGCACAGAAGAG GTGTGCTCCCGATGCACTTCACCAAACATCACAGCACTCATGGATGCAATAGATATTCTCCAAACTCATCTTCCCCGTGCTTTTATCGTACTCCTTGGGCCCATCCATGTGTCATTTCCTCACAAACTCAAAGGAAATTTGCTGAA ATCACGATGTGAATGTTCGAGAGAGGCTTCGAATACGCTTATGGAACAGCTGAGCGCGGATTGGAAAAGAGCATTTGAGGAGCTTCAGGAGCATGTCGACAAGAGTCCCTTCAGg GTTCCTACCTTTGGTGTTTTGGCAATTCCAGAACTTACAATCACTTCACGTTATCCATACGGGTTGTTTATTCCAAACAAACCATTGCTAAATAGGAGAG GACATAACTACGCGACTAAGTGGCTTTGGAATCGCTTGATAGCCGGAGAAAACTACAATCTATCGGCTGCGGTTTTGTCGCAGGATGCATACTTTTGTCCTTCGATT GGTTGTCCATATttccgaaatacggcaaatgCTCATGGTTGCCAACTGTTAAGTCTCAGTGAAGCCAAAGAGAAAGAACTGCTTCTGGGTGTTGATGGGAAAGTGCTTAAAAAG CGTCGGAGAACTCCAGAGCGTTTATACACCATTGCAATTAGCATTGTTGGTATAGCAGTCTTTGTTGTCTGCACTCTCGGAACCGTTTTCTACCAGAAAAGCAAACAG GGGAGTCGCGGTCGTTTCGAAATAAGAAACGAAGCgcaaaagaagtttgaagaagctcaaaaggaggaggagaaagCGCTTCTAACGAGACAAATGACAAGGGGAATGTCGATGAACGATGGCGTTCAAAAGATCGGAAGAAAGCCGACTGCAGAGGACGCGTAA
- a CDS encoding hypothetical protein (NECATOR_CHRI.G2415.T2) has product MSCQHTSYRRSLCVLQALAAWLLAVWTRAGASRSNVFFVASRSPPSVDRQALNAVVEQPIVPDELAARGSYLGEQNAEYDYQDYLNNTLRNQRESGEEDDTEVDQGDSEVSEEREQIQDVLLRNHSQKGTRNGDRGIFIGENREGLKEVKPDQKRLAPVVVINSAFNNRKTFACPKIKSDLKTGTSIGDLSPEDIAIIASMGDALATGLGLWPKTTIEFRGAAFPSGGDATIDGLVTIPNILREFNNHLIGVSHGMGTRDQLPETQLSVAESGATTDKMPEQAKELVRRLRKLVEVDYTKHWIMVIVTIGTEEVCSRCTSPNITALMDAIDILQTHLPRAFIVLLGPIHVSFPHKLKGNLLKSRCECSREASNTLMEQLSADWKRAFEELQEHVDKSPFRVPTFGVLAIPELTITSRYPYGLFIPNKPLLNRRGHNYATKWLWNRLIAGENYNLSAAVLSQDAYFCPSIGCPYFRNTANAHGCQLLSLSEAKEKELLLGVDGKVLKKRRRTPERLYTIAISIVGIAVFVVCTLGTVFYQKSKQGSRGRFEIRNEAQKKFEEAQKEEEKALLTRQMTRGMSMNDGVQKIGRKPTAEDA; this is encoded by the exons ATGAGTTGTCAGCACACGTCTTATCGCCGATCACTTTGTGTGCTCCAAGCCTTAGCTGCATGGCTGTTAGCAGTTTGGACAAGGGCTGGCGCTTCGAGGTCCAACGTGTTTTTCGTCGCTTCGCGATCTC CTCCTTCTGTTGATCGACAAGCTTTGAATGCAGTTGTGGAACAACCCATCGTCCCGGATGAACTTGCTGCCAGAG GATCCTATCTTGGTGAGCAGAACGCTGAATACGACTACCAGGATTACTTGAATAACACACTTCGTAATCAGCGAGAAAGCGGAGAGGAAGATGATACCGAAGTCGACCAGGGTGACAGTGAAGTCAGCGAAGAGAG GGAACAAATTCAGGATGTTCTGCTTAGGAATCATTCACAAAAGGGCACTAG GAATGGAGATCGCGGCATTTTTATTGGTGAAAACCGCGAAGGACTTAAGGAAGTGAAACCCGATCAAAAGCGTCTTGCTCCTGTTGTTGTAATCAACAGTGCGTTCAATAACCG GAAAACCTTCGCATGCCCTAAGATCAAAAGTGACCTGAAAACTGGCACATCAATTGGGGATCTAAGCCCAGAAGATATAGCTATCATAGCTTCCATGGGTGACGCTCTCGCG ACTGGGCTGGGGCTATGGCCGAAGACGACCATTGAATTTCGCGGAGCTGCTTTCCCAAGCGGGGGTGACGCGACTATTGATGGACTTGTCACTATTCCAA ATATTCTTCGCGAGTTTAACAACCATTTGATCGGGGTTTCTCATGGGATGGGGACTAGAGATCAACTTCCCGAGACACAACTCAGCGTTGCTGAGAGTGGTGCTACCACCGATAAAATGCCAGAGCAG GCGAAGGAACTTGTACGACGTCTGAGAAAACTAGTAGAAGTCGACTACACTAAGCACTGGATAATGGTAATTGTTACCATTGGCACAGAAGAG GTGTGCTCCCGATGCACTTCACCAAACATCACAGCACTCATGGATGCAATAGATATTCTCCAAACTCATCTTCCCCGTGCTTTTATCGTACTCCTTGGGCCCATCCATGTGTCATTTCCTCACAAACTCAAAGGAAATTTGCTGAA ATCACGATGTGAATGTTCGAGAGAGGCTTCGAATACGCTTATGGAACAGCTGAGCGCGGATTGGAAAAGAGCATTTGAGGAGCTTCAGGAGCATGTCGACAAGAGTCCCTTCAGg GTTCCTACCTTTGGTGTTTTGGCAATTCCAGAACTTACAATCACTTCACGTTATCCATACGGGTTGTTTATTCCAAACAAACCATTGCTAAATAGGAGAG GACATAACTACGCGACTAAGTGGCTTTGGAATCGCTTGATAGCCGGAGAAAACTACAATCTATCGGCTGCGGTTTTGTCGCAGGATGCATACTTTTGTCCTTCGATT GGTTGTCCATATttccgaaatacggcaaatgCTCATGGTTGCCAACTGTTAAGTCTCAGTGAAGCCAAAGAGAAAGAACTGCTTCTGGGTGTTGATGGGAAAGTGCTTAAAAAG CGTCGGAGAACTCCAGAGCGTTTATACACCATTGCAATTAGCATTGTTGGTATAGCAGTCTTTGTTGTCTGCACTCTCGGAACCGTTTTCTACCAGAAAAGCAAACAG GGGAGTCGCGGTCGTTTCGAAATAAGAAACGAAGCgcaaaagaagtttgaagaagctcaaaaggaggaggagaaagCGCTTCTAACGAGACAAATGACAAGGGGAATGTCGATGAACGATGGCGTTCAAAAGATCGGAAGAAAGCCGACTGCAGAGGACGCGTAA
- a CDS encoding hypothetical protein (NECATOR_CHRI.G2416.T1), whose translation MSSQPLTLKRIEKIVAPRPDDQQYTEEELKKCEEILVEYATQLAKEGNIVELRKLLVITRPFYDVIGRAKASKLVRTLVECCLMVHQEDHEKINLVKECIKWATENSRLFLRRTLQARLIRLYNEFGQYVEAQKLAGPLVSELKKIEDRELIMEVTLEESKSAFALKNLSKAKTSLVLARSNANGAYVSTQMQAGLDLQSGILYSADEKDFKTAYSYCYEALEGYVLTDMPKAVKALKYMCLCKIMLNEADSIPLLLSNKVLQAVHGRDVDAMKSMAEAFKERSLSKFNSCLKEYNKELMGDPVVSAHSRQLRDNMLEKEICRVIEPYSEIDLHHIQQCVGLSQKQIEKAISKMLLDKKFFGVIDQHSDTVQVYPTPHKDKTYQKSVELIRALSKAVDNIYSRAGTLLK comes from the exons ATGTCGAGCCAACCGCTAACCCTCAAAAGGATCGAAAAGATTG TAGCGCCTCGTCCCGATGATCAACAGTACACTGAGGAGGAGCTGAAAAAATGCGAAGAAATCCTAGTGGAATATGCCACACAACTCGCTAAGGAAGGGAACATCGTCG AATTGCGGAAGTTGCTCGTGATAACTCGTCCATTTTACGATGTAATTGGCAGAGCAAAGGCTAGTAAACTTGTTCGGACTTTGGTAGAATGTTGTTTGATGGTGCACCAAGAAGACCACGAGAAG ATCAATCTGGTCAAAGAGTGCATTAAGTGGGCTACCGAAAATAGCCGACTATTCCTACGCAGAACACTACAAGCTCGTCTTATCCGGCTCTACAACGAATTCGGGCAGTATGTTGAAGCGCAGAAACTCG CTGGACCACTGGTCTCCGAGCTGAAGAAAATAGAGGACCGTGAGTTGATCATGGAGGTGACACTAGAAGAAAGTAAAAGCGCATTTGCTTTGAAGAATCTTTCCAAA GCCAAAACTTCGCTCGTTCTCGCAAGAAGTAATGCCAACGGAGCCTACGTCTCTACACAGATGCAG GCTGGACTCGACCTTCAATCGGGGATTCTCTACAGCGCCGATGAGAAAGATTTTAAAACGGCTTACTCGTATTGTTATGAAGCACTCGAAGGATATGTACTAACAGATATGCCTAAAGCTGTTAAAGCACTTAAATATATGTGTCTCTGTAAG ATAATGTTAAATGAAGCAGATTCGATACCGTTGCTACTCTCAAACAAG GTTTTGCAAGCAGTTCATGGAAGAGATGTGGACGCAATGAAGTCTATGGCGGAAgcttttaaagaaagaagtttaaGTAAATTTAACAGT TGTTTAAAGGAATACAACAAAGAACTGATGGGTGATCCTGTGGTTTCAGCACATTCAAGACAGCTCCGGGATAATATGCTTGAAAAA GAAATCTGCCGCGTCATCGAACCTTACTCGGAAATCGATCTTCATCACATCCAACAATGTGTTGGACTGTCTCAGAAGCAGATTGAAAAGGCAATTTCCAAAATGCTTCTGGACAAGAAATTTTTTG GAGTTATTGACCAGCACAGTGACACCGTACAAGTTTACCCAACACCCCACAAAGATAAAACCTATCAAAAATCAGTGGAACTGATACGAGCACTCTCCAAA GCTGTTGACAATATTTACAGTCGTGCTGGAACTCTTCTGAAGTGA
- a CDS encoding hypothetical protein (NECATOR_CHRI.G2417.T1) → MAEITLSVMKISSCFVASFAQTVITEIVTKGNPIDPLRQTLWCPTFQVGTQCPENSLISYYKCCGHLHKECCSHLRVWVLILIIALPLLLIVPPSVYLLRRLICKRRERYSAGIQMTTRETRESRSVSK, encoded by the exons ATGGCAGAGATCACACTGTCTGTTATGAAGATTTCCAGCTGTTTTGTGGCCTCCTTTGCACAAACTGTGATTACAGAAATTGTAACGAAG GGAAATCCAATAGATCCACTACGCCAGACCTTATGGTGCCCAACTTTTCAAGTAGGGACGCAATGTCCAG aaaactcTCTCATTTCTTACTACAAATGCTGCGGACATCTTCATAAGGAATGCTGCTCACATTTGCGGGTGTGG GTACTCATCCTGATTATTGCTCTTCCACTCTTGCTCATTGTACCTCCATCCGTCTACCTTTTACGGCGACTTATTTGCAAACGTCGAGAACGATATTCGGCTGGAATTCAGATGACAACGCGTGAGACAAGAGAAAGTCGTTCTGTTTCCAAGTAG
- a CDS encoding hypothetical protein (NECATOR_CHRI.G2415.T3) has product MVFVAAPSVDRQALNAVVEQPIVPDELAARGSYLGEQNAEYDYQDYLNNTLRNQRESGEEDDTEVDQGDSEVSEEREQIQDVLLRNHSQKGTRNGDRGIFIGENREGLKEVKPDQKRLAPVVVINSAFNNRKTFACPKIKSDLKTGTSIGDLSPEDIAIIASMGDALATGLGLWPKTTIEFRGAAFPSGGDATIDGLVTIPNILREFNNHLIGVSHGMGTRDQLPETQLSVAESGATTDKMPEQAKELVRRLRKLVEVDYTKHWIMVIVTIGTEEVCSRCTSPNITALMDAIDILQTHLPRAFIVLLGPIHVSFPHKLKGNLLKSRCECSREASNTLMEQLSADWKRAFEELQEHVDKSPFRVPTFGVLAIPELTITSRYPYGLFIPNKPLLNRRGHNYATKWLWNRLIAGENYNLSAAVLSQDAYFCPSIGCPYFRNTANAHGCQLLSLSEAKEKELLLGVDGKVLKKRRRTPERLYTIAISIVGIAVFVVCTLGTVFYQKSKQGSRGRFEIRNEAQKKFEEAQKEEEKALLTRQMTRGMSMNDGVQKIGRKPTAEDA; this is encoded by the exons ATGGTGTTTGTTGCTG CTCCTTCTGTTGATCGACAAGCTTTGAATGCAGTTGTGGAACAACCCATCGTCCCGGATGAACTTGCTGCCAGAG GATCCTATCTTGGTGAGCAGAACGCTGAATACGACTACCAGGATTACTTGAATAACACACTTCGTAATCAGCGAGAAAGCGGAGAGGAAGATGATACCGAAGTCGACCAGGGTGACAGTGAAGTCAGCGAAGAGAG GGAACAAATTCAGGATGTTCTGCTTAGGAATCATTCACAAAAGGGCACTAG GAATGGAGATCGCGGCATTTTTATTGGTGAAAACCGCGAAGGACTTAAGGAAGTGAAACCCGATCAAAAGCGTCTTGCTCCTGTTGTTGTAATCAACAGTGCGTTCAATAACCG GAAAACCTTCGCATGCCCTAAGATCAAAAGTGACCTGAAAACTGGCACATCAATTGGGGATCTAAGCCCAGAAGATATAGCTATCATAGCTTCCATGGGTGACGCTCTCGCG ACTGGGCTGGGGCTATGGCCGAAGACGACCATTGAATTTCGCGGAGCTGCTTTCCCAAGCGGGGGTGACGCGACTATTGATGGACTTGTCACTATTCCAA ATATTCTTCGCGAGTTTAACAACCATTTGATCGGGGTTTCTCATGGGATGGGGACTAGAGATCAACTTCCCGAGACACAACTCAGCGTTGCTGAGAGTGGTGCTACCACCGATAAAATGCCAGAGCAG GCGAAGGAACTTGTACGACGTCTGAGAAAACTAGTAGAAGTCGACTACACTAAGCACTGGATAATGGTAATTGTTACCATTGGCACAGAAGAG GTGTGCTCCCGATGCACTTCACCAAACATCACAGCACTCATGGATGCAATAGATATTCTCCAAACTCATCTTCCCCGTGCTTTTATCGTACTCCTTGGGCCCATCCATGTGTCATTTCCTCACAAACTCAAAGGAAATTTGCTGAA ATCACGATGTGAATGTTCGAGAGAGGCTTCGAATACGCTTATGGAACAGCTGAGCGCGGATTGGAAAAGAGCATTTGAGGAGCTTCAGGAGCATGTCGACAAGAGTCCCTTCAGg GTTCCTACCTTTGGTGTTTTGGCAATTCCAGAACTTACAATCACTTCACGTTATCCATACGGGTTGTTTATTCCAAACAAACCATTGCTAAATAGGAGAG GACATAACTACGCGACTAAGTGGCTTTGGAATCGCTTGATAGCCGGAGAAAACTACAATCTATCGGCTGCGGTTTTGTCGCAGGATGCATACTTTTGTCCTTCGATT GGTTGTCCATATttccgaaatacggcaaatgCTCATGGTTGCCAACTGTTAAGTCTCAGTGAAGCCAAAGAGAAAGAACTGCTTCTGGGTGTTGATGGGAAAGTGCTTAAAAAG CGTCGGAGAACTCCAGAGCGTTTATACACCATTGCAATTAGCATTGTTGGTATAGCAGTCTTTGTTGTCTGCACTCTCGGAACCGTTTTCTACCAGAAAAGCAAACAG GGGAGTCGCGGTCGTTTCGAAATAAGAAACGAAGCgcaaaagaagtttgaagaagctcaaaaggaggaggagaaagCGCTTCTAACGAGACAAATGACAAGGGGAATGTCGATGAACGATGGCGTTCAAAAGATCGGAAGAAAGCCGACTGCAGAGGACGCGTAA
- a CDS encoding hypothetical protein (NECATOR_CHRI.G2417.T2): MRTRSTELMRRICSEGAGRRVRQRDIALDVHADADMAEITLSVMKISSCFVASFAQTVITEIVTKGNPIDPLRQTLWCPTFQVGTQCPENSLISYYKCCGHLHKECCSHLRVWVLILIIALPLLLIVPPSVYLLRRLICKRRERYSAGIQMTTRETRESRSVSK; encoded by the exons ATGCGAACGCGTTCAACCGAGTTGATGCGACGAATTTGCAGTGAAGGTGCTGGTCGGCGGGTTCGCCAGAGAGACATAGCACTCGATGTCCACGCAGACG CCGACATGGCAGAGATCACACTGTCTGTTATGAAGATTTCCAGCTGTTTTGTGGCCTCCTTTGCACAAACTGTGATTACAGAAATTGTAACGAAG GGAAATCCAATAGATCCACTACGCCAGACCTTATGGTGCCCAACTTTTCAAGTAGGGACGCAATGTCCAG aaaactcTCTCATTTCTTACTACAAATGCTGCGGACATCTTCATAAGGAATGCTGCTCACATTTGCGGGTGTGG GTACTCATCCTGATTATTGCTCTTCCACTCTTGCTCATTGTACCTCCATCCGTCTACCTTTTACGGCGACTTATTTGCAAACGTCGAGAACGATATTCGGCTGGAATTCAGATGACAACGCGTGAGACAAGAGAAAGTCGTTCTGTTTCCAAGTAG
- a CDS encoding hypothetical protein (NECATOR_CHRI.G2414.T1) has product MADQDEAHLAELKKKRTFRKFTYRGVDLEQLLDMSRDQFAKMLPCRMRRRLARGLKRKHLNLISRLQKAKKAANVLEKPATVKTHLRDMVILPEMVGSVIGIYNGKVFNQTEIKPEMIGYYLGEFAITYKPVKHGRPGIGATHSSRFIPLK; this is encoded by the exons ATGGCAGACCAGGATGAAGCCCATCTCGCTGAGCttaagaagaagagaacattCCGCAAGTTTACCTACCGTGGGGTCGACCTCGAGCAGCTTTTGGACATGTCTCG GGATCAGTTTGCAAAGATGCTACCGTGCCGTATGCGCCGACGTCTTGCCCGTGGTTTGAAGAGGAAGCATCTCAACTTGATCTCTCGGCTTCAGAAAGCCAAAAAGGCTGCCAATGTGCTTGAGAAACCAGCCACAGTCAAGACCCACCTTCGTGACATGGTTATTTTGCCTGAAATGGTTGGATCAGTCATTGGTATCTACAACGGAAAGGTTTTTAACCAG ACTGAAATCAAGCCTGAGATGATTGGATACTATCTTGGAGAGTTCGCTATTACCTATAAGCCTGTCAAGCACGGTAGACCAGGTATTGGAGCTACCCACTCTTCAAGATTCATCCCTCTTAAGTGa